A single genomic interval of Bos taurus isolate L1 Dominette 01449 registration number 42190680 breed Hereford chromosome 6, ARS-UCD2.0, whole genome shotgun sequence harbors:
- the ODAM gene encoding odontogenic ameloblast-associated protein precursor → MRTLILLGILGATMSAPLIPQHLMSASNSNELLLNLNNAQLRPLQLQGPFNSWFPPFPGILQQQQQNQVPGLSPFSLSTREWFAGLVPNQIFVPGQVSFAQGTQAGQLDPSQPQTPQQTQRGPKNVMPSVFFKMPQEQAQMLQYYPVYMFLPWEQPQQTVAQSPPQTREQLFEKQMPFYTEFGYIPQQVEPVMPVEQQQPVFDPFLGTAPEIAAMPAEVSPYLQKEMINFQHTNAGIFIPSTSQKPSTTIFFTSAVDPIITRELTEKKAKTDSLKEP, encoded by the exons ATGAGAACTCTAATTCTTCTCGGCATACTGGGAGCCACAATGTCAGCCCCC cttATTCCACAGCACCTTATGTCTGCAAGCAACAGCAATGAG TTGCTTCTGAATCTTAATAATGCTCAGCTTCGACCACTACAGCTTCAG GGCCCATTTAATTCATGGTTTCCTCCTTTCCCTGGAATTctacaacagcagcagcagaaccaagTTCCAGGACTCTCCCCATTCTCTTTATCAACTCGCGAGTGGTTTGCTGGACTGGTCCCAAATCAGATATTCGTCCCAGGACAGGTCAGTTTTGCCCAAGGAACCCAGGCAGGACAGCTGGACCCCTCACAGCCTCAGACGCCACAGCAGACCCAACGGGGCCCTAAGAAT GTTATGCCCTCTGTGTTCTTCAAAATGCCTCAAGAGCAAGCACAG ATGCTTCAGTACTACCCAGTTTACATGTTCCTACCCTGGGAACAGCCTCAACAAACAGTCGCACAGTCACCGCCGCAAACAAGAGAGCAGCTATTTGAGAAGCAG ATGCCATTCTATACTGAATTTGGATATATTCCACAACAAGTAGAACCT GTTATGCCAGTAGAACAGCAGCAACCAGTCTTTGATCCCTTCCTAGGCACAGCTCCTGAAATTGCTGCGATG CCAGCAGAAGTGTCACCAtatttacaaaaagaaatgataaattttCAGCACACCAATGCAGGAATTTTCATTCCTTCAACTTcacaaaaacccagcacaacaATTTTTTTTACTTCTGCTGTGGACCCAATTATTACCAGAGAGCTAACGGAAAAGAAG GCCAAGACTGATAGCCTGAAGGAACCATAA